The following are from one region of the Micromonas commoda chromosome 12, complete sequence genome:
- a CDS encoding Drug/Metabolite transporter superfamily (adenosine 3-phosphate 5-phosphosulfate), whose product GVLVSLCIYGVLQERLMTIPYGGGSGDDSPPPEFFRSSIFLVLMNRLVTVSVSATGIFLTGERFSPKGTPLELYAMIAFGNLVTTVCQYEVLKYLSFAASTLAKCAKIIPVMCWGRLILNKRYSAADFVSAFVVTAGCFIFFVDSLLPRGQLHQLALGVVIMVVYLGFDGFTSTFQQMLYRRYSTSILNQIFFTTCFSSCMSTAWLLTTDQVPGVIQFIKVHPECVQDIFTLSVSSAVSQFAISYTIFCFGAVTLASVMTFRQFISVVISCFLFGSPLTLAQWFGVCLVL is encoded by the exons GGCGTGCTGGTGTCGCTGTGCATATACGGAGTGCTGCAGGAGAGGCTCATGACCATCCCGTACGGCGgggggagcggcgacgactcgcccccgcccgagtTTTTCCGATCGTCCATCTTTCTCGTCCTCATGAACCGGCTGGTCACGGTGTCCGTCAGCGCCACGGGGATCTTCCTCACCGGCGAACGGTTCTCCCCGAAGGGTACACCCCTGGAGCTGTACGCCATGATCGCGTTCGGCAACCTGGTCACCACCGTGTGCCAGTACGAGGTGCTCAAGTACCTCTCGTTCGCGGCTAGCACGCTGGCCAAGTGCGCCAAGATCATCCCGGTGATGTGCTGGGGCCGGCTCATACTGAACAAGCGgtacagcgccgcggacttcgtctccgcgttcgtcgtcaccgcggggtGCTTCATATTC TTTGTCGATTCGCTGCTCCCCCGCGGGCAACTGCACCAgctggcgctcggcgtggtGATCATGGTGGTGTACCTGGGCTTCGACGGGTTCACGTCGACGTTCCAGCAGATGCTCTACCGCCGGTACAGCACCAGCATCCTGAACCAGATTTTCTTCACCACGTGTTTCTCGTCGTGCATGTCCACCGCGTGGCTCTTAACCACCGACCAAGTCCCGGGCGTGATTCAGTTCATAAAGGTTCACCCGGAGTGCGTGCAGGATATCTTCACGCTGTCCGTGTCCAGCGCGGTCAGCCAGTTTGCGATATCCTACACCATATTCTGCTTCGGGGCGGTGACGCTGGCGTCGGTGATGACGTTCCGACAGTTCATCTCCGTCGTCATCTCGTGCTTCCTCTTCGGCTCCCCTCTCACGCTCGCGCAGTGGTTCGGCGTGTGCCTGGTGCTC